The DNA sequence TAATGTATGCTATTGGAACACTTGAACAATTCAGGGTATGTTGCTTTGCAAATTTCAAGGATACGGTCATCCTACTTTTCAATAAGATTATCGTCAGAAATTTGAATATTGTCTATCCCCTCAATCGATGTTCTACATTTACCATCTCCTATTGCAAGAATCCATTCAGCAAGCAATCTAAGATTATTGTTGCTATCATCATCAACCTCAACTCTGAGTCTCATGTTCTTTGTTAGTGCCAAAAGCTTGCAACTATTCCACGGGAGAGATGAGTTTATTGTTGCGTTTACAATATCTTGTCTACTACCTTTAGGTATCATCGGTAGTATTTGTCAAAAATCACTCCCAAATACAATAGTTTTTCCTCCGAATGGCTAGTCAGGGCTTTCTGGATTATTGAATCTCAATAGGTCTCTCATCATCCTATCAAGGACTTTAATGCAAAGTCTATTTACCATCGGAGTTTCATTCCATATAATAAGCTTGGCCTTTATAATCAAATCTGCCAAAGCACTATTTTGCTTTATATTGCATGTTGAGAATTCATCCAGGTTGATTAGGATTGCAAACCACAAATGTGATGTTCTTCCACCAGGTAATAACAGGAATGCGTTTTCACTCGAGGCAACCAATAGAACAATTTGCCCTTTCGACCTGATCGCAGTAATTAGAGTCTTCCAAACAAATGTCTTTCTAGTGCCGCCATAACCATATAGAAATAACGCATCACCTTGTCCGTTGTTCATAGCTGCCATGATGGTGTCAAATACCTTTTCTTGT is a window from the Arachis hypogaea cultivar Tifrunner chromosome 17, arahy.Tifrunner.gnm2.J5K5, whole genome shotgun sequence genome containing:
- the LOC140180502 gene encoding uncharacterized protein, producing MRWASLKIAHVKKAKKEKVLSAELADSLTKLTNEQEKVFDTIMAAMNNGQGDALFLYGYGGTRKTFVWKTLITAIRSKGQIVLLVASSENAFLLLPGGRTSHLWFAILINLDEFSTCNIKQNSALADLIIKAKLIIWNETPMVNRLCIKVLDRMMRDLLRFNNPESPD